The Apibacter raozihei genome contains a region encoding:
- a CDS encoding NADPH-dependent assimilatory sulfite reductase hemoprotein subunit, whose product MNNEKLSPIEIIKEKSDGLRGSLSASLTDNYTGTIRPDDEALIKFHGMYVQDDRDRRNERAEKKLERLYSFMLRLRIPGGVISSGQWQSIHEISQKYGTGTLKITTRQTIQLHGLLKHQLRPTIQGFLLAKLDSIAACGDVNRNVISSAHPQVSPLFEEIHAYADKISRLLLPKTQSYYEVWIDGEKIYERSAEADPLYQHRYLPRKFKIAIAIPPSNDVDVFANDLGLIAIIKEGKFRGFNIAIGGGMGATHGNPDTYPRLGTLIGFADTEEKILKALYEVITIQRDFGNRSDRKLSRLKYTLDRMGVENFVAELEKRTGFSLLPPEDYEFTERNDRYGWLKNHQNLWFYTLFVEHGVVKPYQKEFLHELSLLDISDFRFTCNQNLILGFISEEDKEKVVQLITKYGIEEKDSTLRKSSMACVALPTCPLALAEGQRYLPELVTKIEPLLEKHGLDKEEISIRMTGCPNGCGRPYVAEIGFVGTGPGQYNLMLGGDRLGTRLNQLYKKQLDESEILSELDTLFTQYTQEQLPNETFGDFTHRISFSA is encoded by the coding sequence ATGAATAACGAAAAATTATCACCTATAGAAATAATTAAAGAGAAAAGTGACGGGCTGAGAGGCAGCCTGAGTGCAAGTCTCACGGATAACTATACAGGCACTATTCGCCCGGATGATGAGGCCCTGATTAAATTTCACGGAATGTATGTTCAGGATGACAGAGACCGGAGAAATGAACGAGCCGAAAAAAAGCTGGAAAGGCTGTATTCATTTATGCTTCGTCTTCGAATTCCGGGAGGAGTAATTTCCTCCGGACAATGGCAGTCCATTCATGAAATTTCCCAAAAATACGGTACAGGAACGCTGAAAATTACCACACGTCAAACCATTCAGCTTCACGGATTGTTGAAACATCAGTTGCGTCCGACCATCCAGGGATTTCTTCTGGCTAAGCTGGATTCCATAGCTGCTTGCGGCGATGTAAACCGGAACGTAATCAGCAGTGCGCATCCCCAGGTATCCCCTCTATTTGAAGAAATACATGCCTATGCAGATAAAATCTCCCGTCTGCTCCTTCCTAAAACGCAATCGTATTATGAAGTATGGATAGACGGAGAAAAAATATACGAACGTTCGGCAGAAGCAGATCCTTTATATCAGCATCGTTATCTGCCCCGTAAATTTAAAATAGCCATAGCCATTCCTCCTTCCAATGATGTGGATGTCTTTGCCAACGATTTAGGGTTAATTGCCATAATTAAAGAGGGGAAATTCAGGGGATTTAATATTGCTATAGGCGGAGGAATGGGTGCCACCCATGGAAATCCGGATACATACCCCAGATTGGGAACCCTGATAGGTTTTGCAGATACGGAAGAGAAGATCCTGAAAGCTTTATATGAGGTAATAACCATCCAGAGAGACTTCGGAAACCGGAGCGATCGGAAATTGTCCAGGCTGAAATATACGCTGGATCGAATGGGCGTTGAAAACTTTGTTGCTGAGCTGGAAAAAAGAACGGGGTTTTCTCTGTTACCTCCAGAGGACTATGAATTTACCGAAAGAAACGATCGATACGGCTGGCTGAAAAATCATCAGAATTTGTGGTTTTATACTCTTTTTGTAGAGCACGGGGTAGTAAAACCTTATCAAAAAGAATTTTTGCATGAGCTTTCACTGCTTGATATTTCTGATTTCCGTTTTACCTGTAACCAGAATCTCATTCTGGGTTTCATATCGGAAGAGGATAAAGAAAAGGTGGTACAGCTGATTACTAAATACGGAATAGAGGAAAAAGATAGTACCCTGCGTAAAAGTTCCATGGCTTGTGTGGCTTTACCTACGTGTCCGCTTGCATTGGCAGAAGGACAGCGTTATCTGCCGGAACTGGTGACTAAAATTGAGCCATTGCTGGAAAAGCATGGGTTGGATAAAGAAGAAATAAGTATCCGGATGACCGGATGTCCTAATGGCTGCGGTCGACCCTATGTAGCAGAAATCGGGTTTGTAGGAACCGGTCCGGGACAGTATAATCTGATGCTGGGCGGAGACCGTCTGGGAACGCGCCTGAATCAGCTGTACAAAAAACAGCTGGATGAGTCGGAAATTCTTTCGGAATTAGATACACTTTTTACCCAATATACTCAAGAACAATTACCCAATGAAACATTCGGAGACTTTACCCACAGAATCAGCTTTTCTGCCTGA
- the mnmE gene encoding tRNA uridine-5-carboxymethylaminomethyl(34) synthesis GTPase MnmE: MFQDTICALATPQGIGALGIIRVSGNESISIVNSVFKGKNLEQASSHTVVYGYIRDGEEIIDEVMVSVFCAPKTFTAENLVEITCHGSHYIEQKILSLLLTQGCRLAQAGEFTQRAFLHGRIDLSQAEAVADLIAAENKASHDMALSQMRGGFSSLLKELRIELLDLASLLELELDFSEEDVEFADRSQLIGLMDQILTTVQPLIDSFSYGNALKNGVPVTILGKPNAGKSTLLNALLQEDRAIVSDIAGTTRDTIEESLIIHGVQFRFIDTAGLRETEDTIEAIGVAKAMEKAKEASIILYLADMESLDWEEVRTDLNKFHRDNLYLMICLTKQDKISHFDNSAIPEEILQTYPVLILSVKTNPDLTELKEKMYAYIEQQKTTSQTIVNNARHLNALVRAKESLVLCKEGLQNGLSSELVAIDLRRALEALGEIVGQVSNDELLGNIFGKFCIGK, encoded by the coding sequence ATGTTTCAGGATACAATTTGTGCATTAGCGACTCCGCAGGGTATCGGAGCCTTAGGAATTATAAGGGTTTCGGGAAACGAATCTATATCTATAGTTAATTCTGTGTTTAAAGGAAAAAACCTGGAACAGGCTTCTTCCCATACTGTCGTATACGGATATATCAGGGACGGAGAAGAAATTATAGATGAGGTAATGGTTTCCGTATTTTGTGCCCCGAAAACCTTTACTGCGGAAAATCTGGTGGAAATAACCTGTCATGGTTCTCATTATATAGAACAAAAAATACTTTCTCTTTTATTAACCCAAGGCTGTCGTCTGGCACAGGCGGGTGAATTTACCCAGCGGGCTTTTCTTCATGGACGAATCGATTTAAGCCAGGCGGAGGCAGTGGCGGATCTGATTGCTGCTGAAAATAAAGCCAGCCACGATATGGCTCTTTCCCAGATGCGGGGTGGTTTTTCTTCGCTTTTAAAGGAACTGCGGATAGAATTGCTGGATTTGGCTTCTTTGCTGGAGCTGGAACTTGATTTTTCGGAAGAAGATGTGGAATTTGCCGACCGTTCCCAGCTTATCGGGCTGATGGATCAGATTCTTACTACCGTTCAGCCGCTTATTGATTCTTTTTCCTATGGAAATGCTCTCAAAAACGGAGTGCCTGTAACCATATTAGGAAAACCGAATGCCGGAAAATCAACGCTATTGAATGCTCTGTTACAGGAAGATCGTGCCATTGTCAGTGATATTGCCGGAACTACCCGGGATACGATTGAAGAATCCTTAATTATTCACGGGGTTCAGTTCCGTTTTATTGATACGGCCGGACTCAGGGAAACGGAAGACACGATTGAAGCGATTGGAGTAGCCAAAGCAATGGAAAAAGCCAAAGAAGCTTCCATTATTTTATATCTGGCTGATATGGAATCTTTGGATTGGGAGGAAGTTCGTACAGATTTAAATAAATTTCACAGAGATAATTTGTATTTGATGATCTGCCTGACCAAGCAGGATAAAATATCCCATTTTGATAATTCAGCAATACCGGAAGAGATACTGCAAACTTACCCGGTACTTATCTTATCGGTGAAAACCAATCCGGATCTCACCGAGCTTAAGGAAAAAATGTATGCCTATATAGAACAGCAAAAAACAACCTCACAAACCATAGTAAATAATGCACGACATTTAAACGCGTTGGTTCGTGCGAAAGAATCTTTGGTCTTGTGTAAAGAAGGCTTGCAAAACGGACTGAGTAGTGAGCTGGTAGCTATTGATCTGCGCCGGGCATTGGAAGCCTTAGGTGAAATTGTGGGACAGGTTTCCAACGATGAATTGCTCGGAAATATTTTTGGTAAGTTTTGTATCGGAAAATAA
- the def gene encoding peptide deformylase, translated as MKLWLPLLILFLFTGCASVFTESEKTLIYQNPESPARLITLKNPSDALILRHRSVDIKNSRKNKDLPQLVKKLYLTMLAENGVGIAAPQIGINRNIFLFYRLDLPEKSVEVAINPRIVSHSEELFCFRNDGCLSVPDEYGNSRRYAWVEVEYINQNGEKVRNRFNGGSRAEDYTGIIFQHEFDHINGKLYIDRKCDE; from the coding sequence ATGAAACTTTGGTTACCTCTTTTAATATTATTTCTTTTTACAGGCTGTGCATCGGTATTTACGGAGTCTGAAAAGACCTTGATTTATCAAAATCCGGAATCTCCGGCGCGCCTCATTACGCTGAAAAATCCTTCCGATGCCCTTATTTTAAGGCATCGATCGGTAGATATAAAAAACAGCCGAAAGAATAAAGACCTGCCTCAGCTGGTAAAAAAGCTATACCTGACTATGCTGGCTGAAAACGGGGTAGGTATTGCAGCGCCTCAAATCGGAATTAACAGGAATATTTTTTTATTTTATCGTTTAGATCTTCCGGAAAAAAGTGTGGAGGTGGCAATTAATCCCAGAATTGTTTCTCATTCAGAGGAATTGTTTTGCTTTCGGAACGATGGATGTTTATCCGTTCCGGATGAATACGGAAACTCCCGAAGGTATGCCTGGGTGGAAGTGGAATATATAAACCAGAATGGAGAAAAGGTTAGAAATCGTTTTAATGGCGGTAGCCGTGCCGAGGATTATACCGGAATTATATTTCAGCATGAGTTTGACCATATTAACGGGAAACTTTATATAGATCGAAAATGTGATGAATAA
- a CDS encoding TSUP family transporter, whose translation MDNTLFPIFLKTDTHRFLIVGGGNIGLEKTETLLRQNPKVAIRLIAKEISRELKVVLKEHPHIEWEERTLEDADFSEIDFLIAATDDSDFNRQIKEKANQKGILVNAADQPDLCDFYLGSIVNKGHLKIAISTNGKSPVLARRLREYLEASIPENIHESIENLNRFRNQHQGDLKTKLEALNEVTEMLGKKELNKKEGKKYKRLAFDISMIFMAVFIGYGLSSLISVQELQTYMSDVPTIFYAMIGVGFLAQMVDGAIGLGYGVTSTTSMMLFGIKLPAISGSVHIAEMFSSGISGFSHYKFGNVNKKLLFWLAIPGSIGAIIGSLLLIYVGDKYETIAYAVLATYTMIIGIRLIVIAFRKKIEKKKIKHTGVLGFAGGFFDAFGGGGWGPIVTSTLLSKGRKSRYVVGTVSMAEFFITLSASITFFIYLGVTHWYIVAGLIIGGTIAAPIAARLAGKLPQRAAVLAVAILVIISSLRILYSLL comes from the coding sequence ATGGACAATACTTTATTTCCTATATTTCTTAAAACAGATACTCACCGGTTTCTTATCGTGGGAGGAGGCAACATAGGGCTGGAAAAGACCGAAACACTTTTGCGGCAAAACCCTAAGGTAGCTATCCGCCTTATAGCCAAAGAAATCAGCCGTGAGCTGAAAGTAGTTCTGAAGGAACACCCTCATATCGAATGGGAAGAACGAACGCTGGAAGATGCGGATTTTTCAGAGATTGATTTTCTGATTGCAGCTACTGACGATTCCGATTTTAACAGACAAATCAAAGAAAAAGCTAACCAGAAAGGCATATTGGTAAATGCGGCAGATCAGCCCGACCTGTGCGATTTTTATTTAGGTTCCATTGTGAATAAAGGGCATCTGAAAATCGCTATTTCCACAAACGGGAAATCTCCGGTTCTGGCCAGAAGGCTTCGCGAATATCTGGAAGCATCTATTCCGGAAAATATTCATGAAAGCATTGAAAACCTGAATCGGTTCAGAAACCAACATCAGGGAGACCTTAAAACCAAGCTCGAAGCTCTAAATGAAGTTACGGAAATGTTAGGCAAAAAAGAGCTGAATAAAAAGGAAGGGAAAAAATATAAGCGCCTGGCTTTTGATATTTCCATGATATTCATGGCTGTCTTTATAGGGTATGGTTTGTCTTCCTTAATTTCAGTTCAGGAACTGCAAACGTATATGAGTGATGTGCCTACCATTTTTTATGCCATGATAGGAGTGGGCTTCCTCGCACAAATGGTGGACGGTGCCATAGGGCTGGGCTATGGAGTGACCTCTACGACCAGTATGATGCTTTTCGGAATAAAACTTCCGGCCATCAGCGGGAGTGTGCATATTGCCGAAATGTTTTCCAGCGGAATCAGTGGATTTTCACACTACAAATTCGGCAATGTAAACAAAAAACTCCTTTTCTGGCTGGCTATACCCGGAAGTATTGGTGCTATTATAGGCTCTTTGCTCCTTATTTATGTAGGCGACAAGTATGAGACCATTGCCTATGCCGTACTGGCCACGTATACGATGATTATAGGTATACGGTTGATTGTTATTGCTTTTCGTAAGAAAATTGAAAAAAAGAAAATCAAGCATACCGGAGTTCTGGGTTTTGCCGGAGGTTTTTTTGATGCTTTCGGAGGAGGGGGCTGGGGGCCTATTGTTACATCCACTCTTTTATCTAAGGGTAGAAAATCCAGATATGTGGTGGGAACGGTAAGTATGGCAGAATTTTTTATTACACTGTCGGCTTCGATTACATTTTTTATATACTTAGGAGTAACCCACTGGTACATAGTGGCCGGACTTATTATCGGCGGAACGATTGCGGCTCCTATTGCGGCCCGTCTGGCAGGTAAATTACCTCAGCGGGCAGCTGTGCTTGCTGTGGCTATACTGGTTATTATTTCCAGTCTCCGAATTCTTTACAGTTTACTATAA